CGCGCAGAAGTGCTTAGAGCCGTTGCTAGAGAATTAAGAAATGACAAGCAACGCCTTGCAAAAACCATGGCCATTGAAATGGGCAAACCCATTAAAGAAGGCGGCCCCGAAGTCGAAAAAGCCGCGGTGTGCTGTGAGTTTTATGCCGACAATGCCGAAACTTTTTTAAGCAAAGAAGAACTGCCCTCTGACGCCTCACTCAGCTACGTTTGCTACCAACCACTGGGCACCCTGCTCGGCATTCTGCCTTGGAATGCCCCGGCTTGGCTGGCATTCCGCTATTTGGCGCCAGCGCTGATGGCGGGCAATACCTGCGTCATGAAACACGACCCCAATGTGCCAGGCTCAGCACGTCTCATTGCCGAGGCCTTTCAACGCGCTGGCGCGCCAGAAAACATTATGGTCAATCTGCCAATAGAAACCGCCCAGGTAGAAAGCGCCATCCGCGATCCGCGCATTATGGCAGTCTCCTTTACCGGTTCCGCCGGTGCCGGATCCAAAGTTGCCGCAGTGGCAGGCTCAGAAATTAAACCCACCGTACTTGAACTGGGCGGTTCTGACCCCTGCATTGTCTTGGCCGATGCAGACCTTGATGCAGCCGCCGACATCGCGGTGCTGTCTCGCATTATCAACGCGGGGCAATCCTGCATTGCTGCCAAGCGCATCATCATTGAAGAATCGATATATGATGACTTTTGTGAGCGACTCAGAAGCCGGCTGGCAAAATTAAAACTCGGCGACCCCCTATCAGCGGATACCGACATTGGCCCCATCGCCAGAGCAGACCTGCGAGATAATCTGCACAGACAGGTTAGTGAGACCATTGAAGCAGGGGCCAAATGCCTGCTGGGTGGCGAGCTTCCCAGCGGTAAAGGCTACTTCTACCCGGTAACCTTGCTGACCGATGTAGAAGAAAACATGTGCGCTTTTAAAGAAGAGACTTTTGGCCCATTAATGGCGGCCATTAAAGCCTCAGACATAGAAGAAGCCGTGCAGCTGGCCAACGAAACGCCCTACGGTTTAGGCGCCGCCATTTGGACAGGCAATGCCGAGCTAGCCAGAGAAGTCGCCGACCGCTTGGAAGCCGGGCAAGTTGCCATTAATGGCATTGTGAAAACCGACCCTCGCCTCCCCAGCGGTGGCATTAAGCGCTCTGGCTACGGCCGAGAACTTGGCCCCCACGGCATCAAAGAGTTTGTTAACGCCAAACAAATCTGGATTAAGTAACAGGCCCAAGCTCGGCAGCCCGCTCTGCCGAGCTTTTTTCTCCTCGCTCTCACACCCTAGCAATTCCCCTTTTAGCAAGTCACACCCTAGCAACTCCCCTTCTAGTAATTCACACCCTAGCAGCTCACACCCTGGCTACTCCCCGCCAGCCAACCCTAAACCGCAGAAACTGTTATTATCGTTTGATGAATAACCCAACACTTCCACCGTATATTCAAACGCAGGACCGGGTTCTGTTATTTGATGGTGTCTGCAAACTTTGCCACGTCTGGAGCCGCTTTATTTTGCGTTTTGACCGAGCGCAAAACATAAAGCTTTGCAGCGTACAGTCTCCAGAAGGACAAGCCATTCTGGCGCATTTTTCATTGCCGCTGGATCAGTTCGATTCGCTGGTTTATGTGGAAGGTGCAAACCACTATTTACGCAGTAATGCCGTGTTAAATGTGCTCAGGCAATTGCCTTGGCCTTGGCCTGCTTTTTATATTTTTAAACTTATTCCCCGCCCACTCAGGGACTGGGGCTACAACCGCATTGCCCAGAACCGCTACCGTCTCTTTGGTCGTTACGCTCAGTGCCAGCTCCCCAGCACCGAGCTGCGCCAACGCTTTCTTGATGGCCAATGTATTAAGCCATCAGAACATCATTAAAAAGCGTATTGCCACCCCAGTGTCAGCGTCGACTCCAACTCCATATGCGGCCCATCTAAACGTTGAAAGATCGGCTGGCTGTATTCCAGCGCAAGGCGGTGGCCTTTCAACGAACCCCTAATGAACAAGTAATTCAGCCCCAGGGATAAATCGGCGCGTTGCCCCGCACGGGCATCTGGGTCAGCAGTGGGCACCATATTCGGATTCAAATCTTCTCTGGCCCCATCAATATTTTGCCAATATTGATAATTCAACCCCAGCGACGTGCTCACCGCAGTAGACCAACTCCGCGCCAACCAAACCGACACACCGTAGCGATTACCCAGCTGGTAGTCGTTATCGTTCTCTGCGGTCGGCAAGGTCAGCATCAACTGTGAGCCCCAGCTATATATCTCACCAAAACCTTGGTAAGTCATGCCCGGCATTACATCAATGCTGCCGGACCCAAGCTGCATGGGATAGGGCAACTTGGCGTTAGCCATAGCTGGCGTATCGTCACGCTCATCGATAGAACCAGTGGGAAGACTCAAACCTAAATTAAGGTGGACTTTATGGGCCTTAGAAACCGATTGATAAACATTCACCAAGGCACTCAGCTTCACGTCGCCAAAGCCCGCAGCTTCGGTGGTAAACCGGCCACCCATTCGGGTGACATGGTCCATCTCGCTTGAAACCCAAGGCAGCATTGCCATTACCGTCAGCTGATCACTCGGCGCATACATTGCTCCCAGCATATGCATGGTCATAACCATATCTTCAGGCGCGACCATATACTGACCCGGATTCATCATATTGCCCGTAATCTCGGCGCTGCTGATGCCATCGCTGCCATCGAGGTTGCCGCCC
The DNA window shown above is from Spongiibacter sp. IMCC21906 and carries:
- a CDS encoding transporter codes for the protein MRRTSLLLVTLLGPSMVFAHGSPNTISGSSSHAPISVMGDHTHKAGEWMLSYRYMSMAMGGNLDGSDGISSAEITGNMMNPGQYMVAPEDMVMTMHMLGAMYAPSDQLTVMAMLPWVSSEMDHVTRMGGRFTTEAAGFGDVKLSALVNVYQSVSKAHKVHLNLGLSLPTGSIDERDDTPAMANAKLPYPMQLGSGSIDVMPGMTYQGFGEIYSWGSQLMLTLPTAENDNDYQLGNRYGVSVWLARSWSTAVSTSLGLNYQYWQNIDGAREDLNPNMVPTADPDARAGQRADLSLGLNYLFIRGSLKGHRLALEYSQPIFQRLDGPHMELESTLTLGWQYAF
- a CDS encoding thiol-disulfide oxidoreductase DCC family protein, translated to MNNPTLPPYIQTQDRVLLFDGVCKLCHVWSRFILRFDRAQNIKLCSVQSPEGQAILAHFSLPLDQFDSLVYVEGANHYLRSNAVLNVLRQLPWPWPAFYIFKLIPRPLRDWGYNRIAQNRYRLFGRYAQCQLPSTELRQRFLDGQCIKPSEHH
- a CDS encoding NAD-dependent succinate-semialdehyde dehydrogenase — encoded protein: MLIARNPYTGAVIEEYPALSNEQLHERIGDADRAFDGWQAMTYPARAEVLRAVARELRNDKQRLAKTMAIEMGKPIKEGGPEVEKAAVCCEFYADNAETFLSKEELPSDASLSYVCYQPLGTLLGILPWNAPAWLAFRYLAPALMAGNTCVMKHDPNVPGSARLIAEAFQRAGAPENIMVNLPIETAQVESAIRDPRIMAVSFTGSAGAGSKVAAVAGSEIKPTVLELGGSDPCIVLADADLDAAADIAVLSRIINAGQSCIAAKRIIIEESIYDDFCERLRSRLAKLKLGDPLSADTDIGPIARADLRDNLHRQVSETIEAGAKCLLGGELPSGKGYFYPVTLLTDVEENMCAFKEETFGPLMAAIKASDIEEAVQLANETPYGLGAAIWTGNAELAREVADRLEAGQVAINGIVKTDPRLPSGGIKRSGYGRELGPHGIKEFVNAKQIWIK